In Phalacrocorax carbo chromosome 1, bPhaCar2.1, whole genome shotgun sequence, the genomic stretch CAAGTGTTTTTGTACAACACCACCAAGTGACTCTCATTTAACACCTCTTCAGCGTGTGCTGTTCAAAAGGCAGCAGCCTCATACCGCTTTCTGTATTAAAGAAAGTGCAGCCACAGTACTTCAGTTTAAGATTAGCATCAGTGACTAACATTGTGAATAACCTacaaaacataaattaaaagaTACTTCTTTATATGAAGACAAGGCTGACTATATTTTATATTAGCACCACCCAAAGCATCTGAAGTCTACCTGATATTGTGGTCACAAGAACTAAAGttccattttccttccagtGTGCATCATCTATTCCTTCATAAAAGCAGGCAGCTCCCTGGTTACACCAGAATGGAGCATCCATGCCAGGCCGGAGATGTGGAAACGTGCAGTTCCCAAGCTGGAAGAGCTCATACCACTCCATTGTGTAGTTTTTGCCTGTTAGAGAGCTCTTGAAACCCACAGCATCATGCATAattttctggaagagaaaaaaaaaaagtcccaaaaGCCAAAATATTGACATAAAAGTGACTTCAGCTTGACCTGTACAGAAGATAAGATGCTTGGGAGCTCTTGTGTAACAGGgtgagaagaaggaaaggggttCCTACAACATCTTAGATTCAGTAGCGATGATGCATAACGTACTAGATCGTACCACACACACTTTTATCAGAGTCTTGCTGTCTCAGTGCTTGCCTATCCATCCAGGGTAAATTCTGTTATTTGGAGGCAGATACTCAGTGGGAGCTCATCAACACTCAAGCTTACTTTTGAATCCTTAACCCCACAGGGGtatcaaagaaataaagagCAGAACTGAGTTACCAAAACCAGATGTCAGTACTGAAAGCCACAAAAGGAAtgagatatttattttaaaagctgtatagTTAATACATAAATTCAACCTTTACAACTAAGATAACAATATTTGAAGCTATTTCCATTTTTGACTCTGCGTGCTTGGTTTCGATGTTGCTATTTCATGGTCACTAGTATTTCTTTATTCATTAGAGATCGTGCTTTGGAGCTTAATTGTGCTATTGCTATAGCTATAAATATCACTAAAGCTGAGATTCTTTCATATTTGCATGACTCCATGAATCGAGACTTTCATTCAATACTGATCATAACACCTAAGAATGAACCATAAAAGCAACCAATCACTCTGACCAGCTAGCTGTCCACTCCTGACAGATATCCATGTTCATGCAAATACATAAGCTCTTAACAACAGAAAAGTGAATACACTAAGCAAGCATTTCATCTGACATAAAGGGACaaagaaacttattttcttgATGCAGTGCTAGCGCAGAAAATGTAATGGTGTGTAAAAAACACTCTCAATATGCAGCTTTTTGGGGGAACACATTcaaagctgccagcagcactggtcATGCTCTTTTCTTCAACAGAGCTAAATTCTGTAACTTTTGTTTGATACTTACTGCTCTTTGGGTACCTTCCCTATAGATAGCCTAGCTTGTGTGCTCCAATACTCTTCCACACAAGCATATCCCAACCTTACAGCTCCCATTCTTGACACCAGCTGTTGAATTTGCTGAATTTGCCACAATAACTTTGTTAAACAAAAACATCACCTTACCAAATGTCCTAGGAGGTCCCCGTATTTGAATTCCCATACTGGAGCCTGTAATCGATACACTTCAATGACATCCTCCTCTTTCATAACTGGAATGGCAGAGCCAGTGGGACAGAAGGTGTAACGAGCTTGGCAGTAAGGATCAGTTTTTGGACGGTAATCAAAGCGCCTGTGTTGAGAAAGAGAAGCACGCAGAACGATAAGCACAGCTTCACGCCTCGAGTAACTGTCTCATGGCTTCCTAAGGGCCCGAGTGGGAAGCTCAAGTGTGCAGCCACCCCCAGAGACAGACTCTGTGATCCAGATGCTGCAACACTCAGAGTACAAGTTCGTAAGGCTGCCAAGGCGTACGACTGTAGAAACAGGACTTAAGACTTGCGAGCGCAAAGCATGTTGTACACCATGCTGACAGCTAAAGAGTGGACATGATGCAGATTACAAAGAGTGACTTATACTCCTATATTCCTGTTACTAAAACAGATTGGTGTACACAGCTTGCCCAGAGCACAGCCTGAGAGCCTGACACACTCAGTTGCCCAGGGCCACTGAATGGCACAAATACCCCAGCCATGAGATGACTCAAGGACACAGGACTTCCTGAGCTGTAGTAAGGTCAGTAGCCCTGCTAAGACTTCCTGATTTTGAGGTCTGTGAACTTCTTCTCCAAGCTTGCTCAGTACTTCAgcaaatctgccttttttttttttttttgggggggtggggcgggggagaaagaaaaaagagcgAGCATGGctggaaaaagaacacacagttggaaaacaaagatttacGCCAGCCACACTTTTAAGTCCTGTTTTTAAATTGCACACCTTAAATTTTCAATTACTCCTCCCACTGCACCTTGCATGTGACAAGATGGTAACAAGCGCATTAAGAAGCATTAAAATACCACATTTCTGTGTGTCTCACACCCACAGGCTTATACTCCAATTTCGAGCACCCCAAGACCCAGCCTTGCACATACTGAACTTGCTGGAAAACCCGAACGACTCGTGACTGCAAGAGACTCGTGACTGCAAGATCGTCACCTTCAGGCATCACCTGATACAAATTGAACTGCTAGGAATTACTCAACAGGGTTTTAAAACTTTAGGTGTGCATTAGGTAGCAGTTAAACTATAATGCCTCCCTTTGCAAATAGCAAGCCCCCACAAAATATACATGCAAGTGTAGCCCTTCTGAAGAGGCTCATTTCCTCAGCAGAACCAAAGCCGTAGCTACTTGTTTCAGTAAAAGGCGATAAGATGCgctcttctgctttcctcaACAGCACCAGGCCTCCTTCTGGAGCTAAGACAGCTCCGGAGGAGCGAATGGAATTTTATCCCGTTTCATTTGTCATCAGCAGAAATATGAAGTAAagttagattaaaaaaataaaataaatggtaGGCCGACTTCCTCATCACAACTTTTTGCTAAAATAGGAATTAAAGGAGCGTCTTTAAAGCAAACCACTCCCAGGGGCAGCAATCCTGCTTCTGATTgagccagcacagctctgagccaGGAACGGGACACCCTTTCCGTCAGGCTTGGGAGCTCAATACACCAAACACCGTATAAATTACAAATACCCACGTGATTAAAAGGGGAAGCTATTCATGGCCTTTTagtctaaaaatgaaataaacaaagGGAACGCTGAGGGCCcttggagcaggaggaggctAGGCGGAGGTTAAGCGGAGTTAGGCGCCGTCagccggggcgggcggcagTGGCGGCGGCCGCGGGTCCAGCCTCTCCCCGGCACCGGCCGCCGGGCCCCCCCCACACTCACCTGTACGGCACCGGCCACCGCCGCTGCGGGGAGCGGAGCGCCCCCGAGACACACGGCCCCCAAGCCGCCgcgcacagcagcagcagcgtgagcggccggcagcggcgggcggCGCCCATGGCGGCGCGGCCTGCGGGGCTGCGAGCCGGGCCCCGGCGCTGGGGCCGGGCGGGGAgaagcggcggcggggcggagggaggCTGGGCGGGAAGGAGTCCGCCCTCACGCCCGCCCATGGCGGCCGGCGGGGTTCGTGGAGGGCCtggggggcgggaggcgggaAGGAGGGCAGGCGACACGGCGTTAGCTGCAGGGCCCTAGCCACCTGTAGgcgttttttttccctctggaaggaaaataactACCTACTAAACGATCCCTTAAAAACGTCCCTTGGCTCAACTACGATTTCAGTTTTCTGGAGACCCAGACATCTATGCGTTCTTGTAATTTAGCTAAAGTCTTTTTTAAACAGCCTGGTATGTTGTTTCAAGCATCGCTCTGCAGCCTATTTGAAACACCCCTCGAGCACCCGTCCTTACAACCAGAACGCCACTGGGAGGGATGGCCCCTGGGTCTGGACCCAGCATGCTAAGGTGAGGCCTCGCTCACCACATGGCAGAAAGGCTTTCGCTGTGACTAACCACGGAGCCCTGAGCCCATCTGGCTGCTCAGAAGTTTCATCTGAAGCCTTTCAGGGCTTCAAGCTAAGCTGGTATACTC encodes the following:
- the CLN5 gene encoding ceroid-lipofuscinosis neuronal protein 5; this translates as MGGREGGLLPAQPPSAPPPLLPARPQRRGPARSPAGRAAMGAARRCRPLTLLLLCAAAWGPCVSGALRSPQRRWPVPYRRFDYRPKTDPYCQARYTFCPTGSAIPVMKEEDVIEVYRLQAPVWEFKYGDLLGHLKIMHDAVGFKSSLTGKNYTMEWYELFQLGNCTFPHLRPGMDAPFWCNQGAACFYEGIDDAHWKENGTLVLVTTISGTMFNEMAKWVKYDNETGIYYETWTVQASPDKHSVVWFDSYECSKFILRTYQKLADLGAVFKKIQTNYTSIILFSGEPIYLGNETSIFGPLGNKTLAAAIRDFYSPFKPHRTVREFFVDLLKIIDRVILNSQFYLFYNLEYWFLPMKFPYLKIIYEEVPLPIGSKTSFGV